From the genome of Streptacidiphilus rugosus AM-16, one region includes:
- a CDS encoding alpha-galactosidase, whose translation MSGSAAIAHDPATRTWLLTTRATCYALRVAEHGVPLHVHWGGPLSLAQAVELPPSGVGPRSSFEGFGIGEELTVDGGNRYGPPALRVRFADGTRALTWQAAGHEQPDPATLLLHFTDSHYPLRTTLGYRVHAGTDVIERWTALTHTGTADEIVLVRADSATLSLPPRDDYRLSHAVGLWAAETQLKRDPLPFGETVLTSRTGTTSHQAQPWVILDAGDADGGWADETHGQVWSAALAWSGSWQLTLHHTPDNRLSLNAGAGHDAVTVALRPGETHTTPSLLTLHTPDGGFGGLSRAWHAHLRTAVLPHPEETRPVLYNSWEATGFSVTLENQSRLAAHAAALGVELFVMDDGWFGGRRDDHAGLGDWTPHPGAFPDGLRPLADEVHRLGMAFGLWVEPEMVNPDSELYRARPDWVLHFPHRDRTELRHQLVLNFARPDVAEWAHGWLTRLVAENDVDYLKWDMNRPFSEAGWPDEPSGRSDRLWFDHVRSYHSVLDRLRADHPRLRIEACSGGGGRVDPAVLARTDQVWISDNTDAADRLVIQHGYTQIYPARTMAAWVTDVPNQQTGRSIPLRFRFHSAMSGVLGLGGDLTRWQPAELKEAEQLIAEYKAVRHVIQHGELFRLRPPGDLQALSAVQYVTPDASESVVLAWLPQPRFGLPPAPLRLSGLPPESRYRDLRTGALHHARNLTERGLDLALPPTDWASTLVHLVRVQDPS comes from the coding sequence ATGTCTGGTTCTGCCGCCATAGCCCACGACCCCGCCACCCGGACCTGGCTCCTGACGACGCGTGCGACCTGCTACGCCCTCCGCGTCGCCGAGCACGGTGTCCCGCTCCACGTCCACTGGGGCGGCCCGCTCTCCCTCGCCCAGGCGGTCGAGCTGCCGCCGAGCGGCGTCGGCCCGCGCAGCAGCTTCGAGGGCTTCGGCATCGGCGAGGAGCTGACCGTCGACGGCGGAAACCGCTACGGCCCCCCAGCCCTGCGGGTCCGCTTCGCCGACGGCACCCGGGCGCTCACCTGGCAGGCCGCCGGCCACGAGCAGCCCGATCCGGCCACCCTGCTGCTGCACTTCACCGACTCGCACTACCCGCTGCGCACCACACTCGGCTACCGGGTCCACGCCGGGACCGACGTGATCGAACGCTGGACCGCCCTCACCCACACCGGCACCGCCGACGAGATCGTCCTGGTCCGCGCGGACTCCGCGACGCTCTCCCTGCCCCCGCGCGACGACTACCGGCTCAGCCACGCCGTCGGCCTGTGGGCCGCCGAAACGCAGCTGAAGCGGGATCCGCTGCCCTTCGGCGAGACCGTGCTCACCAGCCGCACCGGCACCACCAGCCACCAGGCCCAGCCCTGGGTGATCCTCGACGCGGGCGACGCGGACGGCGGCTGGGCCGACGAGACGCACGGCCAGGTCTGGAGCGCGGCCCTCGCCTGGAGCGGGTCCTGGCAGCTGACCCTGCACCACACCCCCGACAACCGGCTCTCGCTCAACGCGGGCGCGGGCCACGACGCGGTCACGGTCGCCCTGCGCCCCGGCGAGACCCACACCACCCCGTCCCTCCTCACCCTGCACACCCCCGACGGCGGCTTCGGCGGCCTCAGCCGCGCCTGGCACGCGCACCTGCGCACGGCGGTGCTGCCGCACCCGGAGGAGACCCGACCGGTGCTCTACAACTCCTGGGAGGCCACCGGCTTCTCGGTCACCCTGGAGAACCAGTCCCGGCTCGCGGCCCACGCGGCGGCGCTCGGCGTCGAACTCTTCGTCATGGACGACGGCTGGTTCGGCGGCCGTCGCGACGACCACGCGGGCCTCGGCGACTGGACCCCCCACCCCGGCGCGTTCCCCGACGGCCTGCGCCCGCTGGCGGACGAGGTGCACCGGCTCGGCATGGCCTTCGGGTTGTGGGTGGAACCGGAGATGGTCAACCCGGACAGCGAGCTGTACCGGGCCCGACCGGACTGGGTGCTGCACTTCCCGCACCGCGACCGCACCGAGCTGCGTCACCAGCTCGTCCTCAACTTCGCCCGCCCCGACGTCGCGGAGTGGGCCCACGGCTGGCTGACCCGGCTGGTCGCCGAGAACGACGTCGACTACCTCAAGTGGGACATGAACCGCCCGTTCTCCGAGGCCGGTTGGCCGGACGAGCCGAGCGGCCGCAGCGACCGGCTCTGGTTCGACCACGTCCGCTCCTACCACTCCGTCCTGGACCGGCTGCGGGCCGACCACCCGCGGCTGCGGATCGAGGCCTGCAGCGGCGGTGGCGGCCGCGTCGACCCCGCGGTGCTGGCCCGCACCGACCAGGTCTGGATCTCCGACAACACCGACGCCGCGGACCGGCTGGTCATCCAGCACGGCTACACGCAGATCTACCCGGCCCGGACGATGGCGGCCTGGGTCACCGACGTGCCCAACCAGCAGACGGGCCGCTCGATCCCGCTGCGGTTCCGCTTCCACAGCGCGATGAGCGGAGTGCTCGGCCTCGGCGGCGACCTGACGCGCTGGCAGCCGGCGGAGCTGAAGGAGGCGGAGCAGCTGATCGCCGAGTACAAGGCCGTGCGGCACGTGATCCAGCACGGCGAGCTCTTCCGGCTGCGCCCGCCGGGCGATCTGCAGGCCCTGTCCGCCGTCCAGTACGTCACGCCGGACGCCTCGGAGTCGGTCGTCCTCGCCTGGCTCCCACAGCCCCGCTTCGGCCTCCCCCCAGCCCCGCTCCGCCTCTCCGGCCTGCCCCCCGAGTCCCGCTACCGCGACCTGCGCACCGGCGCCCTCCACCACGCCCGCAACCTCACCGAACGTGGCCTCGACCTCGCCCTTCCGCCCACGGACTGGGCCAGCACCCTGGTCCACCTGGTCCGGGTCCAGGACCCTTCGTAG
- a CDS encoding aminotransferase class V-fold PLP-dependent enzyme, giving the protein MSRPASAARSAAHSAPLSGGLSGGASGAPSDSVSGGLSGYGEHFVEPDGYLDFARFGPPSTDVLDTTRRLQEQSARAGADTVDELMRQELRGRQAAARLLGGVPVDAVALLPNASTGLFHAAFGLPRGTVLVPAGEFPSNAYPWLRAAQLGRVRPVPLEPDALGRVTPDLVRQALTTETVAVALSAVDFRTGYRADLAAIREVIGPDRLLVVDAIQGMGVTQLPWAAADLLVTGGQKWLRGGWSTGFLYASPLALERLEPTLTGWTGVADAGLFDGREHRPAPGAGRFSLTNLSPVAAGGFAAALELVLQVGVDRVQAHVALRTAQLIDTVRSVGGLVLSPEAEQERAGIVAFTMPRADPAVVAEHLAKHGVTATARPDQLRLSAHASTTLATVDLVHRALSCLPV; this is encoded by the coding sequence ATGTCCAGGCCCGCGAGCGCCGCCCGGTCCGCCGCCCATTCCGCCCCGCTGTCGGGGGGCCTGTCGGGCGGCGCGTCCGGCGCCCCGTCGGACAGCGTGTCCGGCGGTCTGTCCGGGTACGGCGAGCACTTCGTCGAGCCCGACGGCTATCTGGACTTCGCCCGCTTCGGCCCGCCCTCCACCGACGTGCTCGACACGACCCGCCGGCTGCAGGAGCAGAGCGCCCGCGCCGGGGCGGACACCGTCGACGAGCTGATGCGGCAGGAGCTCCGGGGCCGCCAGGCCGCCGCGCGACTGCTGGGCGGCGTGCCGGTGGACGCGGTGGCGCTGCTGCCGAACGCCAGCACCGGCCTCTTCCACGCCGCCTTCGGCCTGCCGCGGGGCACCGTGCTGGTGCCGGCCGGGGAGTTCCCCTCGAACGCCTATCCGTGGCTGCGCGCCGCGCAGCTGGGCCGGGTCAGGCCGGTGCCGCTGGAGCCCGACGCGCTGGGCCGGGTGACGCCGGATCTGGTCCGGCAGGCGCTGACGACCGAGACCGTGGCCGTCGCGCTCTCCGCCGTCGACTTCCGCACCGGTTACCGCGCCGATCTCGCCGCGATCCGTGAGGTGATCGGCCCGGACCGGCTCCTCGTCGTGGACGCGATCCAGGGGATGGGCGTGACGCAGCTGCCCTGGGCCGCCGCCGACCTCCTGGTGACCGGCGGTCAGAAGTGGCTGCGCGGCGGCTGGTCCACCGGCTTCCTCTACGCCTCACCACTGGCCCTGGAGCGCCTGGAACCGACCCTCACCGGGTGGACCGGCGTCGCGGACGCGGGCCTGTTCGACGGCCGGGAGCACCGCCCGGCGCCCGGCGCCGGGCGCTTCTCGCTGACCAACCTCAGCCCGGTGGCGGCGGGCGGCTTCGCCGCGGCGCTGGAGCTGGTGCTGCAGGTCGGCGTGGACCGGGTGCAGGCGCACGTCGCGCTGCGCACCGCGCAGCTGATCGACACGGTCCGCAGCGTGGGCGGGCTGGTCCTGTCGCCGGAGGCGGAGCAGGAGCGGGCCGGCATCGTCGCGTTCACGATGCCCCGCGCGGATCCGGCCGTGGTCGCCGAGCACCTGGCGAAGCACGGCGTCACCGCGACGGCTCGCCCGGACCAGCTGCGGCTCTCGGCGCACGCGTCGACCACCCTCGCCACCGTCGACCTGGTGCACCGGGCGCTGTCCTGCCTCCCGGTCTGA
- a CDS encoding ATP-binding protein gives MDEQRATAPDPGAATDMAAFVALLGELRAWAGLPSYRALAKRVGPLMRPAREVSPFTVVDAFKEGRRRLDLDLVLAIVRALDVPEADVPRWREACVRVHGPTRTGGSAGVLRQLPADLATFTGREEELKRLLEECAPAGDGPATTVVVSAIEGMGGVGKTQLAVHAAHALVRAGRYREMQLYVNLRGFDPEHPPADPADVLDGLLRQLGVPPQQVPQGLDERAAMFRDRIHGRDVLLLLDNAAGEEQVRDLIPATPTCLVLVTSRRSLAALDGAALHVLDVFAPGEALDLLSRIAGADRVGAEPGAAAEIAALCGQLPLAVSLVAARLRSRPTWTLEHVARLLRQDGAHSVAPRNRHLWTAFDLSHDGLPADTARLFRLLGLQPGHSFTARAAAALAGVPEPEAAAALELLLDEHLVQELGQDSYALHDLLRAYAARRAETDEPGRDREAAQDRLLGWYLHTAESASRAVEPRPLPPTLPTLPGEPEPLTFASGAAALEWYDGQRDNLSAVVDRAAVTARHELCLRLSVALMGCYRLRRDWEPWQVSGEAGLAAARAVGDLAWTGRLLNGLGTLRDERGAYDESKPLYLEAVELGRELDDPALEAMSLSNLGVVGNFTRDFALAERSLKASLELNRRHGNVRSMTITLCNLGIMLEETGRDLEALDTYTEALTHARTLDSPLYVGVLQSNVGDTNIRLGRFTEAAEHLTESLALLREAGSRQDEANALSWLARAHEGLGDTGAAREALADALTIYEELDAPEAADVRARLGKG, from the coding sequence GTGGACGAGCAGCGAGCGACAGCGCCGGATCCTGGAGCGGCCACCGACATGGCCGCATTCGTCGCCCTGCTGGGCGAACTGCGCGCCTGGGCCGGCCTGCCCTCCTACCGGGCGCTGGCCAAGCGGGTCGGTCCGCTGATGCGGCCCGCGCGGGAGGTCTCGCCGTTCACGGTCGTCGACGCCTTCAAGGAGGGCCGACGGCGCCTGGACCTCGACCTGGTGCTGGCGATCGTCCGGGCGCTGGACGTGCCGGAGGCCGACGTTCCCCGCTGGCGCGAGGCCTGCGTCAGGGTCCACGGGCCGACGAGAACCGGAGGCTCCGCGGGGGTGCTGCGCCAGTTGCCGGCGGACCTGGCCACCTTCACCGGGCGCGAGGAGGAGCTGAAGCGGCTTCTGGAGGAGTGCGCGCCGGCCGGAGACGGGCCGGCGACCACCGTGGTCGTCTCCGCGATCGAGGGCATGGGCGGCGTCGGCAAGACCCAGTTGGCCGTCCACGCGGCCCACGCCCTGGTGCGGGCCGGCCGCTACCGCGAGATGCAGCTCTACGTGAACCTGCGCGGGTTCGACCCCGAGCACCCGCCCGCCGACCCCGCGGACGTGCTGGACGGCCTGCTGCGGCAGCTGGGTGTGCCGCCGCAGCAGGTCCCGCAGGGGCTGGACGAGCGGGCGGCGATGTTCCGCGACCGGATCCACGGCAGGGACGTGCTGCTGCTGCTCGACAACGCGGCCGGCGAGGAGCAGGTGCGCGACCTGATCCCGGCCACCCCCACCTGCCTGGTGCTGGTCACCAGCAGACGCAGCCTGGCCGCCCTGGACGGCGCGGCCCTGCACGTGCTGGACGTGTTCGCGCCGGGCGAGGCACTGGATCTGCTCTCCCGGATCGCCGGGGCCGACCGGGTCGGTGCGGAACCGGGCGCGGCGGCCGAGATCGCCGCCCTGTGCGGACAACTGCCGCTCGCGGTCTCGCTCGTCGCCGCCAGGCTGCGCTCCAGACCGACCTGGACCCTGGAGCACGTCGCCCGGCTGCTGCGCCAGGACGGCGCCCATTCGGTCGCACCCCGCAACCGCCATCTGTGGACGGCGTTCGACCTGTCCCACGACGGCCTTCCCGCCGACACCGCCCGCCTCTTCCGCCTGCTGGGCCTGCAGCCGGGCCACAGCTTCACCGCCCGAGCGGCGGCCGCCCTGGCCGGGGTCCCCGAGCCGGAGGCGGCGGCCGCACTGGAACTGCTCCTCGACGAGCACCTGGTCCAGGAGCTGGGCCAGGACAGCTACGCCCTGCACGACCTGCTGCGCGCCTACGCGGCCCGCCGCGCGGAGACCGACGAGCCCGGACGCGACCGGGAGGCGGCCCAGGACCGCCTGCTCGGCTGGTACCTGCACACGGCCGAGAGCGCCTCGCGGGCGGTCGAGCCGCGACCGCTGCCGCCGACCCTGCCGACGCTGCCGGGCGAGCCCGAGCCGCTGACCTTCGCCTCCGGCGCGGCCGCCCTGGAGTGGTACGACGGCCAGCGGGACAATCTGTCCGCCGTCGTCGACCGCGCCGCGGTCACGGCACGCCACGAGCTCTGCCTGAGGCTGTCCGTGGCACTGATGGGCTGTTACCGGCTGCGACGCGACTGGGAACCGTGGCAGGTCAGCGGCGAGGCGGGACTGGCCGCGGCGCGTGCGGTGGGCGACCTGGCCTGGACCGGACGGCTGCTCAACGGCCTGGGAACCCTCAGGGACGAGCGCGGGGCCTACGACGAGTCGAAGCCGCTCTACCTCGAAGCGGTCGAGCTGGGCCGCGAGCTCGACGATCCGGCGCTGGAGGCGATGTCGCTGAGCAACCTGGGGGTGGTCGGCAACTTCACCCGTGACTTCGCGCTGGCCGAGAGGTCGCTGAAGGCGAGTCTGGAGCTGAACCGGCGGCACGGCAACGTGCGCTCGATGACCATCACCCTGTGCAACCTCGGCATCATGCTGGAGGAGACCGGCCGCGACCTGGAGGCGCTGGACACCTACACCGAGGCCCTGACCCACGCCCGCACCCTTGACAGCCCGCTGTACGTGGGCGTCCTCCAGTCCAACGTCGGGGACACGAACATCCGGCTCGGCCGCTTCACGGAGGCGGCCGAGCATCTGACCGAGTCCCTGGCGCTGCTGCGCGAGGCCGGCTCCCGCCAGGACGAGGCCAACGCCCTGAGTTGGCTGGCCCGCGCCCACGAGGGCCTCGGCGACACCGGCGCGGCCAGGGAGGCCCTGGCCGACGCGCTGACGATCTACGAGGAGCTCGACGCACCCGAGGCCGCCGACGTGCGCGCCCGGCTGGGGAAGGGCTGA
- a CDS encoding class E sortase, which translates to MGPRWLWGLRRGLILFGELAVTVGLVVVLLAGYELWWTNRAADANATQTVATLERQWDAQARASAGGAPTPADGAPASPGAAAAGTGRGGGGSGWNSGGGSDGGSGGGSGIDSMARDLTAFAVLRIPSIGVVFPVAEGVDKYAVLNHGYIGHYPGTAMPGQQGNFAVAGHRNTHGEPFRHLDRLSVGDVVIVEVSGWDYVYRIDSILPQTEPTDGAVILPEPYSAFHSEAAYGYRAPGSYLTLTTCTPAFTSLYRMVAWGHLVGEQPRPATVGA; encoded by the coding sequence ATGGGACCGCGGTGGCTGTGGGGACTGCGCCGCGGTCTCATTCTCTTCGGCGAGCTGGCCGTCACCGTCGGCCTGGTCGTGGTGCTGCTGGCGGGCTACGAGCTGTGGTGGACCAATCGCGCCGCCGACGCCAACGCCACGCAGACCGTCGCGACGCTGGAGCGGCAGTGGGACGCCCAGGCCCGCGCCTCCGCCGGGGGCGCCCCCACGCCGGCCGACGGGGCTCCCGCCTCGCCGGGGGCGGCGGCCGCGGGCACGGGCCGAGGCGGCGGGGGGTCGGGCTGGAACTCCGGCGGGGGATCGGACGGGGGATCCGGCGGCGGGAGCGGCATCGACAGCATGGCCAGGGACCTGACCGCCTTCGCGGTGCTCAGGATCCCGAGCATCGGCGTGGTCTTCCCCGTCGCCGAGGGCGTCGACAAGTACGCGGTGCTCAACCACGGCTACATCGGTCACTATCCGGGCACCGCGATGCCGGGGCAGCAGGGGAACTTCGCCGTCGCGGGCCACCGGAACACCCACGGCGAGCCCTTCCGCCACCTGGACCGGCTCTCGGTGGGCGACGTCGTGATCGTCGAGGTCTCCGGCTGGGACTACGTCTACCGGATCGACTCGATCCTGCCGCAGACCGAGCCGACGGACGGCGCGGTGATCCTGCCCGAGCCCTACAGCGCGTTCCACTCCGAGGCCGCCTACGGTTACCGCGCACCCGGCAGCTACCTCACGCTGACCACCTGCACCCCGGCCTTCACCTCCCTGTACCGGATGGTGGCCTGGGGACATCTCGTCGGCGAGCAGCCGCGTCCGGCTACCGTGGGGGCGTGA
- a CDS encoding DUF445 domain-containing protein: protein MKPKEASDARGNRMPAGAGAVRYTASDEVKRRGVRRMKTIATGFLVAATVVYVLTTWAQRSGAGSWAGYVQAAAEAGMVGALADWFAVTALFRRPLGLPIPHTAIIPTKKDAFGVSLGTFVGENFLSVEVVRARLAALGVGRRVGLWLSAPGSAEKVTREASAALRGALAVLRDEDVQAVVGEAVTRRAAAQPIAQPIGRMLARIVDEGGHRGVVDLCVIRAHDWLVEHREQVVRTISEEAPGWTPRFIDNQIGVRVHKELLRFATEVRDDPGHAARGAVDSFLADFATELRDDPETISRIERAKADLLARSEVQDLIASAWSAVRAMVLEAAEDEQSQLRVRMRDGVRSFGSRLAEDPRMQAKVDGWLEDAAEYVVDTYRGEITSLISETVAGWDADDASRKIEANVGRDLQFIRINGTVVGAIAGLLIHTVSTLV from the coding sequence ATGAAGCCGAAAGAAGCGTCCGACGCGCGGGGAAACCGTATGCCAGCCGGGGCGGGCGCGGTGCGCTACACCGCCTCCGACGAGGTGAAACGGCGTGGCGTGCGGCGTATGAAGACCATCGCGACCGGGTTCCTGGTCGCGGCGACCGTCGTCTACGTCCTGACCACCTGGGCGCAGCGCTCGGGGGCGGGCTCCTGGGCCGGGTACGTGCAGGCCGCGGCGGAGGCCGGCATGGTCGGCGCGCTGGCCGACTGGTTCGCGGTGACCGCGCTGTTCCGGCGTCCGCTCGGGCTGCCGATCCCGCACACGGCGATCATCCCCACCAAGAAGGACGCCTTCGGCGTCAGCCTCGGCACCTTCGTCGGCGAGAACTTCCTCTCGGTCGAGGTCGTCCGGGCCCGGCTCGCCGCGCTCGGCGTCGGGCGACGCGTCGGTCTGTGGCTCTCCGCGCCCGGCAGTGCGGAGAAGGTCACCAGGGAGGCCTCCGCCGCGCTCCGCGGCGCGCTGGCGGTGCTGCGCGACGAGGACGTCCAGGCCGTCGTCGGCGAGGCGGTCACCCGTCGGGCAGCGGCGCAGCCGATCGCCCAGCCGATAGGCCGGATGCTGGCCCGCATCGTCGACGAGGGCGGCCACCGCGGCGTGGTCGACCTGTGCGTGATCCGCGCCCACGACTGGCTGGTGGAGCATCGTGAGCAGGTCGTCCGGACGATCTCCGAGGAGGCGCCGGGCTGGACCCCCAGATTCATCGACAACCAGATCGGCGTGCGCGTCCACAAGGAACTGCTGCGCTTCGCGACCGAGGTCCGCGACGACCCCGGCCATGCGGCCCGCGGCGCGGTGGACAGCTTCCTCGCCGACTTCGCCACGGAGCTGCGCGACGACCCGGAGACCATCAGCCGCATCGAGCGGGCCAAGGCGGACCTGCTGGCCCGCTCCGAAGTCCAGGACCTGATCGCCTCGGCGTGGAGCGCGGTGCGCGCCATGGTCCTGGAGGCGGCGGAGGACGAGCAGAGCCAGCTGCGGGTCCGCATGCGCGACGGCGTCCGCAGCTTCGGCTCCCGCCTGGCCGAGGACCCGCGGATGCAGGCCAAGGTCGACGGCTGGCTGGAGGACGCGGCGGAGTACGTGGTCGACACCTACCGCGGCGAGATCACCTCGCTGATCTCGGAGACCGTGGCCGGCTGGGACGCCGACGACGCCTCCCGCAAGATCGAGGCGAACGTCGGCCGCGACCTCCAGTTCATCCGCATCAACGGCACCGTCGTCGGCGCGATCGCCGGCCTGCTGATCCACACGGTCTCCACACTGGTCTGA
- a CDS encoding GntR family transcriptional regulator, whose protein sequence is MSPPPSQAPRPSRASHSPGAPVRAGIPEHGRMPKYYLAKAQLAELLDELGEGAVLPAERELAERYGVARETLRLALRELLLEGRVRRQGRGTVVAGPKIEQPLSLGSYTEGVRRRGHVPGRRLIGLERFAADAAAAGELGVERGDFVWHLERVLLVDDERVGLESTYAPTALLPRMDEDFDPAGSFYAYAREAGGLVSGGGEERIETVLATPREALLIGTPPALPMLLLHRRSWDVTGRPFERVRTLYRGDRFSFSTELTTGAAD, encoded by the coding sequence GTGAGTCCACCACCTTCGCAGGCCCCGCGTCCGTCCCGCGCGTCGCACTCGCCCGGCGCGCCGGTCAGGGCGGGCATCCCCGAGCACGGCCGGATGCCGAAGTACTACCTGGCCAAAGCTCAGCTCGCGGAACTGCTCGACGAGTTGGGGGAGGGGGCGGTGCTTCCCGCCGAGCGTGAGCTGGCCGAGCGCTACGGCGTCGCCCGCGAGACGCTCCGACTGGCGCTGCGCGAGCTGCTGCTGGAGGGCCGGGTCCGCCGCCAGGGGCGCGGAACGGTCGTCGCCGGTCCCAAGATCGAGCAGCCGCTCTCGCTCGGCAGTTACACCGAGGGCGTCCGGCGGCGCGGCCATGTGCCGGGACGTCGGCTGATCGGCCTCGAACGCTTCGCCGCCGACGCCGCGGCGGCCGGCGAACTCGGCGTCGAGCGGGGGGACTTCGTCTGGCATCTGGAGCGCGTGCTGCTGGTCGACGACGAGCGGGTCGGCCTGGAGAGCACCTATGCGCCGACCGCGCTGCTGCCCAGGATGGACGAGGACTTCGACCCGGCGGGGTCGTTCTACGCCTACGCCCGCGAGGCCGGGGGTCTGGTCTCCGGCGGCGGCGAGGAGCGGATCGAGACCGTCCTGGCCACCCCGCGCGAGGCGCTGCTGATCGGCACGCCGCCGGCACTGCCCATGCTGCTGCTTCACCGCAGGAGCTGGGACGTGACCGGGCGGCCCTTCGAGCGGGTCCGGACGCTGTACCGGGGCGACCGCTTCAGCTTCTCGACCGAGCTCACCACCGGGGCGGCCGACTGA
- a CDS encoding adenosine deaminase encodes MTANAVDGSLRAFIAGLPKAELHVHHVGSASPHVVAGLAARYQGHTNVPADPAELAKYFEFTDFAHFIEVYLSVVDLIRDAEDVRALTYGVAEDMARQNIRYAELTVTPYSSVRRGIPGEAFMEAIEDARHAAEKELGVTLRWCFDIPGEAGLESAEVTERLALGLRPDGLVSFGLGGPEIGVPRPQFQPYFDRARAAGLHSVPHAGESTGPETVWDALRHLGAERIGHGTQAVKDPALVDHLGEHRIPLEVCPTSNIATRVVERMEEHPIRQMVDAGLVVTINSDDPPMFGTDLNQEYEVAARLLGLDEAGVAELAKQAVRSSFQDETGKAVLLGEIDAHLAGWRAGA; translated from the coding sequence ATGACTGCGAACGCTGTTGACGGATCCCTCCGGGCCTTCATCGCCGGCCTGCCCAAGGCCGAGCTGCACGTGCACCACGTCGGCTCGGCGTCGCCGCATGTGGTCGCCGGACTGGCGGCGCGGTACCAGGGGCACACGAACGTGCCCGCCGATCCGGCGGAGCTGGCGAAGTACTTCGAGTTCACCGACTTCGCCCACTTCATCGAGGTCTACCTGTCCGTCGTCGACCTGATCCGCGACGCGGAGGACGTCCGCGCGCTGACCTACGGCGTCGCCGAGGACATGGCCCGCCAGAACATCCGCTACGCGGAGCTGACGGTGACCCCGTACAGCTCGGTACGCCGGGGCATCCCCGGGGAGGCCTTCATGGAGGCCATCGAGGACGCGCGCCACGCCGCCGAGAAGGAGCTGGGCGTCACGCTGCGCTGGTGCTTCGACATCCCCGGTGAGGCCGGGCTCGAGTCCGCCGAGGTCACCGAGCGGCTCGCGCTCGGGCTGCGACCGGACGGCCTGGTCAGCTTCGGTCTCGGCGGTCCGGAGATCGGCGTGCCGCGGCCGCAGTTCCAGCCCTACTTCGACCGGGCCCGCGCCGCCGGACTGCACAGCGTCCCGCACGCGGGGGAGAGCACCGGGCCGGAGACGGTCTGGGACGCCCTGCGCCACCTGGGCGCGGAGCGGATCGGGCACGGGACGCAGGCGGTCAAGGATCCCGCGCTGGTCGACCACCTGGGCGAGCACCGCATCCCGCTGGAGGTCTGCCCGACCTCGAACATCGCGACCCGCGTGGTCGAGCGGATGGAGGAGCACCCGATCCGGCAGATGGTCGACGCCGGTCTGGTCGTCACGATCAACAGCGACGACCCGCCGATGTTCGGCACCGACCTGAACCAGGAGTACGAGGTCGCCGCCAGGCTGCTGGGCCTGGACGAGGCGGGCGTCGCGGAATTGGCGAAGCAGGCGGTCCGCTCCTCGTTCCAGGACGAGACGGGCAAGGCCGTGCTGCTCGGCGAGATCGACGCGCATCTGGCGGGGTGGCGCGCCGGAGCGTAA